ataaaataaacgcaCTACTAAAGTGAAAGGCTTTACAGTACATATTTACGCAAAATTCCCGTAAAATGCAGTTATTTTATTTATCCCCTGACTTAACCTCAAAGTATATTTATCTAAAAAACATGTCCCCAAACTCTGcttggaaaaaaaatatatcctaAGATCAATTATATGGCGATAAAAATACATCTCACTCCACATTTGTGACTGATATATAGATTATAAAGCAATTATATGATCATAAAAAACTAAACTAGGCATCTTATATTTCCATTCTGTCCTTTCTTATTTCAGGTATTCGTAATTCCATAGAAAAACGTTCGGATGGCACTATTCTGGCCGCCGATGCTGTTGGAGTTCTACCTTTTGGCAATGATCTGTATGTGACCAAAATCAGTGGTAAAACAATGTTAGAAGCTCTCGAACATTCTGCCACTATGCACGAAAGAGATTCAAGTGGTGGTTTCCTTCAAATGTCTGGTGTTCATACAACCTATGATTATAACAAGCCTGTTGGCAGCAGAGTCATTTCAGCCGAAGTTCTGTGTGCCGCCTGCAATGTGCCCTCCTATGAGCCACTAGACGAAGCCAAAATGTATAATGTCATTGTACCCTTTTTCCTTTTGGATGGTGGAGATGGTCATAAATTCCGTGAAGATAATGGTCCTGAACCCCAACGTCTCACCAAAACCGATTCCGAAGCATTTGTGGACTTTTTGAGAAGACGTGATTTTGTTTATCCTGAGATTGAAGGAAGAATCAACATTGAGGAAATCGATGAAGAGGGCAGTGGTGAAGGCAATggtgatgatgaagatgatggaGCTTTCGCCGTAGCCAGCTCTGGTTTGCTGATTGCCTTATCCCTACTTTGTCTACGCTTTACCTATTAATTTAGTTTCCAACCTCCCGCTTTTCTTCATCTATGCCTTTAAGTTTGCCAAAGAAAATGAAACAGAAAGAGAAAAACTCAGGAAATGTTGTATTTGTTATATTCTAaagtttgtttattgtaaattccaataaaattaacaaaacaaaaaaaaaacgtaaaaagaGATTCCTTTTGGACAAGCCTTTCTTTTGTTGGAGGGGGGGGATAGAGATTTACAGCTTATTTAATAAGAGGATAACTGCATTCGCTGGCGATGCCACAGAAGTTTTTGCCACGTGGCAAACGGAAGTAACCCTCCTCACCCCAAGCCTTGTCCCAGGAGTTCTTGACAATCCAGAAATCTTTGCCGTTTTCGCTGCCATAGCCCACAACTAGAATCGAGTGATTGACTTCACCCTTGTTGCACTCCTCATCGGAGTAGATGCCGCGTTTGTACAACAACAAGGACTCCAAGCCATTGACAGAGCAGGCCAAAGGACCCATGGTTGCTATGACCTTCTTCATGGTATCCTCATCTTTAGGTGTAATAGTAGCAAATCCATCGATTTCAGCACCCTTCAATGCATCCTTGTAATGACAGCTATCCTTCTTATCCAAATAGGGATAGCCCTCAGCCTTGGCCACACCCTTTTGATTGGTGACAAATTCGAAGGCATACTCCTGGAAACCGCCATCACAACCAGCCAAACCGAATTCCTCTTTGCCGCAATCAATCATATTCTGTTCGGAGAGATTAATCAATTGTCCAGTCTTGCGGAAGTAATGACCTTCAATGGCACCGGTGGTAGCAAAAGACCAGCAAGAGCCACATTCGCCTTGGAATTTAACAGGAGTAACTCCACCCTTTTGACGCCAATCAAAAGCATCAGGAATCTTACCACTTTCATCCAACTCGGGCTTATGACGATGTTTCTTGGCTTGTTCCCTTTTTGGAGGGAAATAAAAGAAAGGATATGAAAAAGATCAAGGATTATTTAAACTCCAGTGAATTTTAAGCATGACTTACTCTCCCTTGGCCGATTTGCGATTACCGGTAAGTTGAGACAAGAATTCAGCCTGAGTAAGATCAGCGAATGCGTTGATGCCGGATTCGAATGTTGAAGTGCCAGCAGCAAAGGCTTTGTTATTGGCATCCACCAAAGTCATACGTCCCTTGAAAATGCCTTCACGTAATGCTTTATCAGCAGCATTGGCATAGGTCTTGCCAGTTTGGGCCTAAGTGGAGAaacaaaaccaaccaaaaattttgagttttgcaTTGGGGTTTGAGGTTGAGAACTCCAAGAAGTGAAAAGACAGGTTAAAGCAACTCCTACTCTCCAAATCCTACAAGTAATTCCCAGGCATCATAAGCATTACAATATTCCTTCCCTCCTTATATTAAAAAAAGGATCACACAAAAAGCTGATtccccgcttgaaattttcgattCGTATTGAATTGTTTGGAAAGGTTCTTTCCCATTTTCGCTGATGGTCGTGTGTCAGCTAGCGCCATCCTCCAAAGTCATATCAAATTTACCGGGATACCAAACACAGACATGTATTGAAATACATTTGTAGTCGAGGAAAAGATGTTAAGTGTCGAGTTGTCTCTCTAAGGTCATGCAAAGTTGGGTACTAAATGTTTCTTTGGGTACTAAATGTTAGGGTACAAATTGTATCCACTCCCTTAGGTAGGAGTACTTAACTACCATTTCCCctgggtaagggtactaaaatacctttcccttagaaaaagACTACCAAATTGTATAAGGGtttaaaaactaccctttaccttggatAAGCGTACTAAAGCTTCCCTTTTCCTTGaggagggtactaaaactgtgcTTTAGCTGGAGTAACGGTACTAAAACCATGCTATACCTTGGgtacgggtactaaaactatgatTAACTTtgagaaaggatactaaaactaacctttcacTTGGATAAGGGTACTTTAACCCTCAGCCCTTCCCCTTGGGtgagggtactaaaagtaccctctcCTTTGATTCAGCGTACTAAATTTAGTTAGGTGTACTAATGCTACCATTTCCCTTGGTAAAGGGTGCTAAAATTACCCATTCCCTTGAAAAATGGTTCTAAATTTACCTTTTCCTTGGGTAGAGGTTCTAAACTATGATttaccttgggtaagggtactaaaactatgtgTTACCCTGGGTCTAATCCTATACCTTGGATAAGAGAACTAAATCTATGATTTctttgggtaagggtactaaaactatgctTTACCTTGAGTCTAAACCTATGCTTTACCTTGgataaggatactaaaactatgcTTTAACTAGGGCATGGATTCTAAAACTATTATTAActttgggtaagggtactaaaactatgatAAACTTTGGgtaagggcactaaaactatgataaaccttgggtaagggtactaaaactagcattTCCACTggaaaaaggtaataaaactacctttcccttggaaaagggtactaaaacaaccatttcccttggaaaagggtactaaaactaccatttcccttggaaaaggataataaaaataccctttcccttggataagagtattaaaactacccctttcctTGGATAGGGATACCATTACTACTCTTTCCATTGgattagggtactaaaactacccttttccctgAATGagaatactaaaagtaccctttcccttggataagggtactaaactaTCCTTTACTTTggataagggtactaaagcttcccttcccttgaaaaagggtactaaaactgtgtTTAAACTAGGGTAAGGGTACAAATACCATGCTATACTTTGGgtacgggtactaaaactatgattaacattgagaaagggtactaaaactaaccttttctttggataaaggtacttaaacaaccctttcccttggatgagggtactaaaactaccctttcctttgtttcGCCCTTTGTCTTAGCTTTGggtaatggtactaaaactatgatAAACTTTGGgcaagggtacaaaaactattaTAAActttgggtaagggtactaaactatGATTAACTTTGggtaaaggtactaaaactttgCTTTATTTCGGGTGAGGGTACTAGaattactctttcccttggaagAAGGGAATAAAGCTAAACTCTCCCTTGGAAAAAGggaataaaactaccctttcccttagaaaaaggaataaaactaccctttcgcttggaaaagggtaaaaaaactaccctttcccttggataagggtactaaatctaaccTTCCCATtggataagggtactaaaactaagtGTACTATAATTGCGCTTTTCCCTTGGGTATGGGTACcataattaccctttccttgggtaacggtactaaaactatgcaTTACCTTAGGTAATGCTTAAACTTTGCCTAATCTAagttaagggtactaaaactttacTTAAAATAAGTTATGGGTACAAACACTATGATATTTCTTGGGtaaagatactaaaactatGCTATACCTtggataagggtactaaaattatgaTTAAACTTGGatatgggtactaaaacaatcctttcccttggataagggcaataaaacgaCCCTTTCCCTTGGTTCAGAGTACTAAAACTGTTCAAAATATACCCTTTCCATTTGTTctgggtagtaaataaagcctTTCCCTttgtaaagggtactaaaactacccttcattAGGGTTAGAGTACTAAAATTAGCCTTTATCTTGGGTAAGGATACTAAAATTACGCATTCTTTTGGgtaagagtactaaaattaGCATTTATCTTGGGTAAagatactaaaattaccctttcctttgggtaagGGTACTCCCTTGGATAAGGGCACTCAaattactctttcccttgggtaatagtactaaaattaccctttccttgggctAGGCTACTTAAATTATCCATTCCCTTTGATAAGGGTACCAAAATTAtcatttcccttaggaaagggtacttaaaataCCCGTTCCCTTGGGTAAAGGTACTTCaaatatcctttcccttgggtaaagGTAATAAAGCTACCCTTACGCTttggcaagggtactaaaactaaccttaccctatggcaagggtactaaaactaaccttaccCTCTgacaagggtattaaaactaatcTTACGCtatggcaagggtactaaaactacccttaccctatagcaagggaactaaaactagtCTTACCCTATGGCAAGggatctaaaactacccttaccctatagcaagggaactaaaactagtCTTACCCtatggcaagggtactaaaactacccttaccctatagcaagggaactaaaactatccttagcCTAtgacaagggtactaaaactacccttgccctatggcaagggtactaaaactattcttaccctatggcaagggtactaaaactattcttacCCTATgataagggtaataaaactacccttaccctatggcaagggtactaaaacttccctaacCCTATGGAAAGGGTACATAATCTACCCTTACCTTATGGCaagagtaataaaactacccttaccacATGACAGGagtaataaaactatccttaCCCTTGGTtaatggtaataaaactatctCTACCCTGTGGAAAGGgtgataaaactacccttaccctatGTCAAAGGAGTTTTATCACCCTTGCGCTatggtaagggtactaaaactatccttatcctatctcaagggtactaaaactactcttaccATATGCATGGTAAACTATCCTAACCCTATgtcaagagtactaaaactaaaactactaAACCTTGTGTATGGGTTCTAAAACTTTCCTTTCGAGTCGCACACACCCACTTCTTTATTCTTCGGCAAaacaagatttttttctttttactccGATATATAATTTTCGCCTCACGCGTCACTGCAGGGGTGATACGTTGCCACAGAATAACTTGCTCACATCTCTACAAATggccttttttcaattttttttcatagtgCAAAACATGTCCTTAAATTGGGTGGCTCATTCACAGTAAGCCAAATATGACCTGTGATTCATATTTTTGTGTTCTCAAAATATTCCTTGCTTGACACATAACCTTCTTCGATTACAGCATTGTCATAAAATAGCGAAGCTACTCTAATGGACAGAATAACTCCTCAAAATAACTATCTCAATGAGTTATAGCCACAATACTTGATGTTGAATATTTTAGCAAATTTCATTCGAAAGAGTTGTTAATACTCACAGCGAAATCAGCAAAGTCCTTGACATTATTCAGCACTGGCACACTCTTTAATCCAGAAGCCACAGCACTTACACCACTCTGCAAAGTATTGACAGCCGCACTGCTTCCCCTTTGGAGCGTATCGGCTACATTGCCACCAAAACCTCCAAAGCCACCAAATTGACCATAGGCCAAGGCAAAGCACAAGGGCAGGATACTCAAAATCAGCTTCATTCTTagtggcacacacacacacacacaaaagatgCTTTGTGGAATCTGTTAAGAtggtaaaaaaaacacaactttgaactagttatacaaaattttgcatatccaaaaattagatttttaatcAATTAATGCCGGAGCCGGAGCAAGAAAATCAAACAGTAAACCGTTGAACTAACCTTTCGAACGTAATCACCAATAATATTTACTGGAGATCTTGAACAGCATCTTTTATAGATTCACTAATTGTCAATTCGTGTTTATTAATTAGCTTGATTTGTGTCTAACTAACCGGTGCTACTGTTTGGACTCTTGTTTTGGTTTGTTTACTCTAGCAATTTGTTTCTAAGCGATCATAGACGATATCTACACTTACCCTACCCTATCTGGTGGTATTATAGTGTGGCGGGGGAAGAAACACATCTCAATCATAATGATATGCAAGGTTTAAGAACTGAAAATCTTAAAACTGGCATTCAATTAAACTGCTCTCCATTTGTATgtgatcgaaaaaaaaaacaaattgacacagtgggcaataacaaaaaaaaacaaaatatgttaTATTTTAATGGAGATATAATTTCATGATAAACGCTTGTTTTTGGGTAAAATATACCAACTTTCTAGACTGTATAACACTCTTATATATTGGTTtacatatttttatgaaatataagcttagttttattaattttgaggCAATATTAACAGGACAAGTCAATTTTTAAGTATATAAGACAtaacgttaggttaggttaagtttaagtgtCAGACAACAtactcactaagacgttttcgtgcaatgtgataccaaaggagaaggaagatggcttCTAGTTCATAccgttgcgaatgttcacatccgctgaagttctcaaagaaatgagaacctagagtagaactccttctgactgccaatacaggtcacacacacagcagattctctatagtctctttttcatCGACGTCGTCACATCTCACATACACAGTTTTAAACTTCGTAAAATTTTTAGGGTTAAGTTTGGGGAcatgccaaaaaaaattttttatgaataagTAGACATATTTCGATACTGGTCTCAATAAAACTGCAACAAtttcaaagtcataacaaaagaaacCACTTTGCTCCGAAACGATTTAAGAATTTTAGGAGTTTTAGTATAGCATGCATACTTTGAGgacatttttaatcaaaaatatacTAAACTTTTTCTTCAAAAGAAATGGCCTAGATAATGCGAAATCCTTTGCGAACCTTGTCAAGATTCCATAGGTGAGAGAGCTCGCTGCGATCCATATGACCGATCACCGTGGGAACgtagtggccattggttatttgaatgcGCGAATAAATCGCGTTGTTATAGGCACGCGAAACAGCCTTTGCCGCTCCATCTCTCATTGAGATTAtctactcgataccgctgattgttcgcgactgcaattgcagacATTCCGTATGGAGCCTTGCACTCCCGTTAGCTCCCAGGTGAGAGTTAGAAATATTATCAAAATATCTATCTTTATCAAAAAATATCTATAGAACACTTtgtcaaactttaaattttataggaaattttgtctgaattctttacgaaagaaaattttataaacataggcagctatatatggTGGTATGCCCCTTAAATGTGTATTTGCAGACTTTAaggaagttttaataaaaatttaatttcctaaaaacataaaaaaattttaaaattctttggTGTACGAAATTTTATGCTTAagataattttgtttaatttaatttgtttaagaaattttttctatagaaaatattgctAAAACAATTTTGGGGACATAATATACTATTCCCCAAATTGTATGCTTGAATACTTTGAGGACATTTTAAAtcagaaatttgattttttctttaaaaagtaACTGAAAAAGACGAAACATTTAATCGAATCTGTGCATACCACAGTGGCTATCGAtgacgttgtattttgattttCCATAAGCCTTCAATATTTGATAAgcaattttctttattattcAACTGAGGTGAACAGTCATAAACAAATCTAGCAAAATCAATTTGTAATGCAGTGTTATACTACCTAAACTTGATCATCACATCTGAATTTAATGGACAAACCTGTTCTTTTATTGTGGGTTCATAAAGTATTGTAAAGCGTTAGTGTTTTATCTGTACAACACCCACAAATTGATTGAAATGGGCAATAAATTAACGTTTCTCCCCTTTGGATATGTGAAAAAGACAAATTGCCTAGTTTCCAAGAAGACCTGTTAAAAGGTGATAATTATTTATGTACAGTTTTTTTGTTTCACAATTtgttatttaagtttttggctAAATGATTTACAAATTTAGATTTCTATACATTGTTTAGAACTATTAAATTAACGAATGATGAAGTTTTAAGCCTTGCATTACAACGGAGTTTACCTAAACGGAAATTTCCTAtggcaaaaagaaaattgtGGATAAATTTTCTATCGGAACATAATTTGgaaatatgtaaaaatttcccacagacaagaaattgtgacaaaattccTCATGGCGAAGacatttagataaaattttgacaaaatttcgaataGCATAAAAATAATGACTAAAATTCTCTCagcaaggaaattttgacaaaatttcctatagcaataaaactttgaaaaccttttctatagcaaaaaaattttaataaattcccatagaaattttgaaaaaaaaggccTTATAGGGAAGAAATTTTTCGTTATTTCCTATAGCAAAGAAATTCTGAAACATtctcaagaaaacaaattttgacaaatttcctatagcaaagaaattttgaaaatttcccataccgaagaaattttgacaaaatttcccataccgaagaaattttgacaaaatttccattagcgcagaaatttcgacaaaatttattttgcacaCAATGAAACATTTGAGCAAAAATAGACAACAAACGACacattatgacaaaatttcctatagcaataaaactttgaaaaaaatttctatagcaaaaaattttaataaattccaatagaaattttgaaaaaaagtccTTATAGGGAAGAAATTTTTACGTTTTTTCCTATATCAAAGAAATTCTGAAACATTCTCAACATTcaataacataatttttatatttttgacaacaattattaatattatgaaaATGTTCTTTACATACATGAAacaatatttcatatttataagaacatttttcataaaGGTTCTtattcatacattttttttcattaagaattttcataacatttatgattttttcatacatataataaaactttttataatatttataaacaaatgTTATGAAACCCGATAATAACATTTATGAAGGAAAATTCTGTGTGTGTACGCAAATTATATTTCCAATACTCGTAATAGACCAATTTCTCCTAGTTTCAATATAACTCCAGCCAAAAGGAACGAAAAAGAACGAAGACGATTCTCGGCACTGCTCAGgcaggaactttgagctccgatctatgtggtgttcatcgttatcaagAGAAGATCGGCTGAGAACTACCgaacgcgtccacaggttgcggatagtgctaTGCTCCATACTGAGTAACAGTAATTGCAGTGacggacaatcaacggtatcgagtggagagtctcagtgaggccttgcttaaatactgagtgcctatgatgcttgatatgacaaagcgagttaatagcgcatttaaataaccaatgtctATCACGTTTCCACGGATGTCGGTCCtatgaaccggaacgagcttgctcacctatactAGACAAGGATTGCTATATACAagtatgtggctacaacaacattaaatctgaacctatacaacccatttacaataccttaAGAAATACATCGATAAGAACTATCTTTGTAAAATTGCGTgtacgaccgctatcgtgatttcgaaagacgaaTGCACGAATATGGCAAAACCGAATCAGAATATCGAAaacatcaataatatatatttcttatggggtcgcagattaatatttcgaggtaattCGAAGGGAATGATAAAATAAGCATACCCCTCAACATATGGTGGtggttaaattttcaaaaatttctctacaaaaatttgtaatttaacTTTTTTGTTTAAACATTTCTTTTGATATTCCTTGAGTGCCGAATGTAAGGTATCTATTCCACTCATAGTGATCTGATTAATACACTAACCTAAAGTTGAGatttaaaaaatcgatttttaattcACATAATTAATAAGATTAAGAAATTGATTGGTAACTAAGTCAAATGTACACAATTTGAATTAATTGTGGACTTATGTTCTTTTAAtgttatgcaaatttttcgGCTGCCAGAAAACAAACTAATATAAAAAGCAATCATCTAACAGTTGCAGTCATTAAtaaacaaaaagagaaaaagaagacaaaaaaaaacataaaagccGGCTAAAACCGGGCGGCGTCAAGTCACAGTAAATGGTGATTTATTCTTAGAATTCTTGTCTTAATTTTTCAtatcaattttgttttattggtttgttTTGGATAACCTAGCAGATCATACGAAACTTGTTTTTAAGTTTACTTTAAAGACATCAGGTGGTTTGAGTGGGTGGGGTAACAGTGGGC
The genomic region above belongs to Stomoxys calcitrans chromosome 5, idStoCalc2.1, whole genome shotgun sequence and contains:
- the LOC106083421 gene encoding procathepsin L, translated to MKLILSILPLCFALAYGQFGGFGGFGGNVADTLQRGSSAAVNTLQSGVSAVASGLKSVPVLNNVKDFADFAAQTGKTYANAADKALREGIFKGRMTLVDANNKAFAAGTSTFESGINAFADLTQAEFLSQLTGNRKSAKGEEQAKKHRHKPELDESGKIPDAFDWRQKGGVTPVKFQGECGSCWSFATTGAIEGHYFRKTGQLINLSEQNMIDCGKEEFGLAGCDGGFQEYAFEFVTNQKGVAKAEGYPYLDKKDSCHYKDALKGAEIDGFATITPKDEDTMKKVIATMGPLACSVNGLESLLLYKRGIYSDEECNKGEVNHSILVVGYGSENGKDFWIVKNSWDKAWGEEGYFRLPRGKNFCGIASECSYPLIK